One stretch of Methylococcus capsulatus DNA includes these proteins:
- a CDS encoding dihydrofolate reductase, giving the protein MNGLPDISIIVAMARNRVIGADNAMPWHLSADLKRFRTLTLGKPVLMGRKTHESIGRILPGRQNIILTRSPDFSAPGCTIVHDLGELATVCAGTPELMVIGGSALYEALLPRARRLYLTLIDHDYPGDTYFPEFAAADWREISREDVRNDPDFPWPYSYLVLERPSPEARCQ; this is encoded by the coding sequence ATGAACGGCTTGCCGGACATTTCCATCATCGTAGCGATGGCACGGAACCGAGTGATCGGCGCGGACAATGCCATGCCCTGGCATCTGTCCGCCGACCTCAAACGGTTCCGCACCCTGACCCTAGGGAAACCGGTCCTCATGGGCCGCAAGACCCACGAATCGATCGGCCGTATCTTGCCCGGGCGCCAGAACATCATCCTGACCCGCTCGCCGGATTTTTCCGCCCCGGGCTGCACCATTGTGCATGATCTCGGCGAACTGGCGACCGTCTGCGCCGGGACCCCGGAACTCATGGTCATCGGCGGCAGCGCTTTGTATGAAGCCCTGCTGCCGCGGGCCAGGCGGCTCTATCTGACCCTGATCGATCACGACTACCCCGGTGACACCTACTTCCCGGAGTTCGCGGCCGCGGATTGGCGCGAAATCAGCCGCGAAGACGTCCGGAACGATCCCGACTTCCCCTGGCCCTACAGCTATCTGGTGCTGGAGCGCCCCTCGCCGGAGGCGCGCTGCCAATGA
- the moaC gene encoding cyclic pyranopterin monophosphate synthase MoaC, giving the protein MPELTHFNTAGDAHMVDVGGKPSTARMAVAEGYIAMLPETLRLIMAGGHKKGDVLGIARIAGIMGAKRTADLIPLCHPIPITHVDLALEPQPEANRIRCRTTVQTVGQTGVEMEALTATHVALLTIYDMCKAVDRGMSIESVRLLEKIGGKSGHWQRASGEGRSSTR; this is encoded by the coding sequence GTGCCTGAGCTGACCCACTTCAATACCGCCGGCGATGCCCACATGGTGGATGTCGGCGGTAAGCCCAGCACTGCCCGGATGGCGGTGGCCGAGGGGTACATCGCCATGTTGCCCGAGACCTTGCGGCTGATCATGGCCGGCGGGCATAAGAAAGGCGACGTGCTGGGCATCGCCCGCATCGCGGGGATCATGGGTGCCAAGCGGACCGCGGACCTGATCCCGCTCTGTCACCCCATCCCCATCACCCATGTCGATCTCGCGCTGGAGCCTCAGCCGGAGGCCAACCGCATCCGCTGTCGGACCACGGTCCAGACCGTCGGCCAGACCGGCGTGGAGATGGAGGCGCTGACCGCCACCCACGTCGCACTGCTGACCATCTACGACATGTGCAAGGCGGTCGACCGCGGTATGAGCATCGAATCGGTGCGCCTGTTGGAGAAGATCGGCGGCAAATCCGGTCATTGGCAGCGCGCCTCCGGCGAGGGGCGCTCCAGCACCAGATAG
- a CDS encoding flavin reductase family protein has translation MTRLFRTITHGVYVVGVADAEGPNAFTAAWVMQTSFDPPMLALSINPNGLSYRKLMASGLFSINVVPRDRVDWVVHFARPAGSDKLAGIDWTAGEGGVPLLSGAIAWFQCRLAGTLASGDHVLASGRVCAGRLNSPDGEPLGYRDTGDLDGSSALYPDGF, from the coding sequence ATGACCCGACTGTTCCGGACCATCACTCATGGCGTCTATGTCGTCGGCGTTGCCGATGCCGAAGGCCCCAATGCCTTCACCGCGGCCTGGGTGATGCAGACCTCGTTCGATCCGCCCATGCTGGCGCTCAGCATCAACCCCAACGGTCTGTCTTACCGGAAACTGATGGCCAGTGGTCTTTTCAGCATCAACGTGGTACCCAGAGACCGGGTCGATTGGGTGGTGCATTTTGCCCGCCCGGCCGGCAGCGACAAACTCGCCGGCATCGACTGGACGGCCGGTGAAGGCGGGGTTCCTTTGCTGAGCGGCGCGATCGCCTGGTTCCAGTGCCGGCTTGCCGGAACGCTGGCCAGCGGCGATCATGTGCTGGCCAGCGGCCGCGTCTGCGCCGGCAGGCTCAACTCCCCCGACGGCGAGCCGCTGGGCTACCGCGACACCGGCGACCTGGATGGCTCCTCTGCCCTGTATCCCGATGGATTCTGA